The sequence aaaatgggggaaagagaaagtaaaaaagcaCTTTCCCTGTGCTCGTGAGAGAAGAGAGCAGAATAGACTTTGTTCCCGGAAATGGAGTCCAATTATGATCTTGATCAACTCCACAAAAAGAATTAAGATCCTGGAGAAAGATAGGAAGTAGCTGGGGGAAGAATGAGGGACAAGAGCTGTAGACTTTTGAGGTGGCAATGAAGAGAGGCAGGGCTGAAGAAATGCCAGTGGGATAGAGGGCAAGAGTTTGGAACTATCCTGAGGAAAGATGGTAGGACACTTCCAAGTGAGGTTGAAGTGTGATCAGTGGGAATAGAGGCAATTCTGTACACTTGGCTTAGAGCTTACACTAATAtataatgaatgcttgttgattgtggaaagagatcccaaattcCCTGAATCTTGCTTTAGTTTACTCTTTTTCTTGGTCTCCTTTACTAGAAGGACAAGAGGAAGGATTATCAGTAAAAATATCACAAATGTCTCCTGGTCTCAGAAAAGTGTAAGTCAAAGCTCCCTTAGAAGCTttgataatatgataatatttcaGGATAATAGACAAAGACCTGAATTTGGAGGCATCAGTTTAGTGTCTGTTTgtgacctatttggggttttcttggcaaagatatcggagtgatttgctattttcttctccagttcattttacagatgagggaaacagAGTTAAAGGATTTGTCtggggtcatacaactagtgtctgagttcagattttagcaagatgagtcttccttacttcagagCTGGCATTATATACACTGTGCTATACAGCTGCCATCATTTAAGGCTTAACTCTTACTCTGCcacctattatttttcttttctttttgctgaggcaatttggggttaagtgacttgcccaagatcacacagctaggacgtgttaaggtctgaggccagatttgaactcagatcctcctgacttcagggccagtgctctatgtactgcaccatctagctgcccctctgccACCTATTATTTATGTGATCTCAAATAATTCATTACTCTGgacctctgtttcttcatatataaagtGAGATAAAATAGGGTCATCTCATGTTGGAGAGAGACTTAATGAGCTTGATTTTCTGgtggtcttcaagcaaaggctggatgaccgAGTGTTGGGAGAGGAGCTGTAGAGGGGCCTTCCACACAGATATAGGTTCGACTAGATCACTTTACCCACCACTTTAAGATGTGATTGAACTTAGGAGTCCTGCTACATGAGGTTGAGGTAGGGGGAGAAAGTAGAGATTGAGGCAATGGGTAATCTGGAGTCTAACAAGGGAACAGACAAAAATTGGAGGGGTCTGAAGAAAAGCAGGTAGGGAGATTTCAACAGAAAGACTAGCCAGTACTTCATCAGCCCTACCGGAACAGAAGAAAGAGGCCagaaatgggggaaagaggaagaaggatgtGACCAGAGAATTTGGCAACTTTGGAGTTTCTAGATACTTTTTCTGAGTATAAAATCAGTCATATTCTGGAGACTAGACCTCATTCACTGTCTTTAACCACCTGGTATAACTGCCTATAACCCAGGTAAGTCAGATTTACAATTATCTATATAGGTGTAAAAAGGGAAAGTATACTAGGATATGAGAGCCAGCCAGGTAAGATCTACATATCCCTTTTTTCCCCAGATTTTATTCACCAAGGGGAGACACACCTGGGCTTGTTGAGGCACTGGAGGTTCTGATTCAGGGGGAGCAGAAGGCTTCCTGACTCCCATTCCATTGGATGAAGTATTGAGGgaaggaagtggaaaaaaaaaaaacattggaagCTCAAAAAAACATTGGGAAGTCTTTGAGGATAAAGATGAGAGGGTTAAGGATCTTGGGAGAATTTAGGAAggtgaacaaaaaaaattcaaaaggactAGGAAGAGGTGTGAAGGAGTTTTTGAGTTgtgaaatttggaaaaaatgatgGCTAATGTCCCTGAGCAGAAAAGGGATATACTCAGGATGAGAGCTTGTGCCCTCACAGCTCCTGATCTCTTCTCTATTCTATAGATACCCAGGCTGACCCTCTGGCTTTTCAACTATGTGGAACACCTCGGAGGATTCCAACTTTTCTTGCTACCACCCATCAGTAGTGGACTATCGCTATGTTGCAGTAAGCTGGGGTGTGGTGGTGGCAGTGACAGGCACTGCTGGCAACCTGCTTACCCTGATGATCCTGGGTGCCCAGCCCAAGCTCCGTACCCATTTCAACCTTCTCATTGCCAACCTCACCCTGGCCGACCTCATCTACTGCGCTCTTCTGCAGCCATTCTCTGTGGACTCCTACCTCTATCTTCGTTGGCGTACAGGGGAGACTTTTTGCCGGGTCTTTGGTCTCCTCCTCTTTGCCACTAACTCCGTATCCATCCTTACCCTCTGCCTCATTGCCTTTGGCAGATACCTTCTTATAGCTCACCCGACCCTCTTTCCCCGGATCTTCACATCCAAAGGGGTGGCGCTGGCACTGGTAGGTACATGGGTCATAGGTGTGGCAAGCTTTGCCCCACTCTGGCCCATCTACATCCTGGTGCCTGTTGTCTGCACATGTAGCTTTGACCGAATCCGGGGCCGTCCTTATACCACCATcctaatgggcatctactttgtgctCGGGCTCAGTTCTGTTGGCATCTTCTATTGCCTCATTCACCGTCAAGTGAAGCGGGCAGCCCAGGCGCTGGACCAGTACAAGCTTCGCCAGGCCAGCATCCGAGCTGGACACGTGGCGGGGACTGGAGAATCCCTGCCTGGACACTTTGAAGAGCTGGACAGTGGTCTGGCATCAGGGGTGGCCAGTGAGGGGACATCGTCTGAGCCAGGCAGTACTGCCACCACCCAGACGCTGGAGAGTGACTCATCTAAGATGGGAAGCCAGGAAAACAAAGTGTCTAAGGTAGAAAAGGGCAGCCAAGGGGTGGCTGCCCCCATGCCGCGGGCTAAAGTGACTAGGAAGACCCAAGATGGCTCGTCAGAATTTGGGAAGGTGACACGGATGTGTTTTGTGGTGTTCCTCTTCTTTTCACTCAGTTATATCCCTTTTCTGCTTCTTAATATATTTGATGCACGGGTGCAGGCTCCACGAGTCCTGCACATGCTTGCAGCCAATCTTACCTGGCTCAATGGCTGCATTAACCCTGTACTTTATGCAGCTATGAACCGGCAGTTCCGAGAGGCATATGGGTCCGTCCTGAGGCGGGGACCCCAGAGTTTCCGAAGACTCCGGTAACACTTTACGCAGGGCAGAAAATGGTTCCACCTTCATTAACAACAAAGTGGATATTCTGGCCATGGGCACCAACTGGACATGTGGATATCTTCATGGCAATATTGGGTCCCTTCTGTGCCCCTCTTTCTTGCTTCCCCTTATGCAGCATTACTATTAATAAACAGGCTTGGGGTTTGTCTCTTCCATTGGGCTCCTGACAAAGAGGAACCAGAGCTGGGGCTCAAGCTGGACTGAAATTTGGGAAGTCCGACTTTTAGACCTGACCCTGAGACATTACTCtacctttctttcatttatataatggCCTAAACAATctcttaagatctcttccagttttaaaatacTATAATCTTAGGAAGGCTAGGGAAAGACAACCAGGATTCATAGCTGGAAAATTTCAAGGCTAATTAAAGCTAATTTGCATGCTGATTTGCATACGGTTGCAAGTTTTTTTGTTCAAATTTCCAGAATGTTTTACCTTACGGTTCTAACTCCATTTCTCCTAAGGTCCCCCAGCTTCTCTGGATAAATGAACATATCCTGGAAATATCGGTCTCCTGCTCCGGTGCCACTGGCTACAATCACAACCTATTCAGAGAGACTCTAGAGTAATATATCTCTTGGGTGTAGAAAGTCTAAGTTATGTCTTTGGCTAGGAAACTGAGCAAGAAATGATTAGGTAGCGATATCGGGGGCAGCAATATCAGGGTGGAAAGCAGAATGAGCACTAAGCTTATAGCCCTTGCTCTGGCCTTCACATCCCCACTCACCCCACCCCCATCAGCTGCAGTCGCTGTTCTGCCTTGTGAAAGAGGAACGACTGGGATGATAGGGAAGGAACCTTGGGGGCTACAGAGGGGCTAGGGCCTCCCATTCTAGGAAGAGGGAAGTGGGAAAGTAGTGTGTCTGTGGGACACACGGCCACTAGGTGATGCTGGTTTCACATTTTCCCGTCTGCGGGGGTTAGGGTGGGGGTGGGCATCTGCTCAGAAGTTCCACCACCTCGcttcaattctttccctttctctcaaatACTGGGAAGGGTGTTGGGGAGTTCCCCATTCTGAGACTTGGAGAAGCTGAGAAACAAGGGTGATTCCTATAATCAAAGCAAGGttaaacagacacagagaaatacCTCTTCTTTTAAACATCCCCAAGGCCTCCTGGGCTTAGGAAGATCTGAACTCTTAGAGAGAGAAGCCAGCTCAGGGAGAATGGAGACAGACAcagtccttcctttcttctcttcaccccctctccctcctcccaaacACATGGACAGGATCATATCCAGGAAATTCAAGGATCTCACCTCCCAATCTAAGGCTTTATCTTCTTAGGttctcccttctcaaaataaagtGCTCAATCATGTAAACACAGCAGAGTCTCCACTCTTGGAAAATGTgcgaaaaaaggaagggggaaagggaagaaaaaaaggtggaCGGGGTAATTATATAGTCTCCAAAGGGCTATTCGGTTGAAACTAGAGAACGTGATCTTCCATTATAGCAATTGGCTTTggttagacaaaaaaaaaaatctcacttggCAGGGAGAATCTGATACCACCAAGATGG comes from Sarcophilus harrisii chromosome 5, mSarHar1.11, whole genome shotgun sequence and encodes:
- the GPR84 gene encoding G-protein coupled receptor 84 produces the protein MWNTSEDSNFSCYHPSVVDYRYVAVSWGVVVAVTGTAGNLLTLMILGAQPKLRTHFNLLIANLTLADLIYCALLQPFSVDSYLYLRWRTGETFCRVFGLLLFATNSVSILTLCLIAFGRYLLIAHPTLFPRIFTSKGVALALVGTWVIGVASFAPLWPIYILVPVVCTCSFDRIRGRPYTTILMGIYFVLGLSSVGIFYCLIHRQVKRAAQALDQYKLRQASIRAGHVAGTGESLPGHFEELDSGLASGVASEGTSSEPGSTATTQTLESDSSKMGSQENKVSKVEKGSQGVAAPMPRAKVTRKTQDGSSEFGKVTRMCFVVFLFFSLSYIPFLLLNIFDARVQAPRVLHMLAANLTWLNGCINPVLYAAMNRQFREAYGSVLRRGPQSFRRLR